In the genome of Siniperca chuatsi isolate FFG_IHB_CAS linkage group LG17, ASM2008510v1, whole genome shotgun sequence, one region contains:
- the LOC122864758 gene encoding uncharacterized protein LOC122864758, giving the protein MAAKTYSNCSVTAFGQVARTKQTQGQQLDRSPALQQEIQQKFKQRMFAKPGAPQREEMLTFQVKNTKLHLNGQNLRLAAKNGCISKTPGLHLSATHGKEAVGQLTASSPTQEGTAQLDLLLLKPDLAREAENQPVRRPLKLAPLELPEDVREAQRQKLKSIQQEAKPASCELDVTASEPRARKVKACVRHRLVKAAVCPSASTEPLKAQQQNKSSRPRLTRSSPIEQNGDRHLENVVCRGTPAPLRSKPALPLLSPRGKARGARGVEVARQNPNILQQETGRRRLRLSRAQCLEEDQCYSNTSTGGLSADKGKLAQGVQGKDQRAERTPRGQLHAGKVIKEPPAASWEHGSVRKSCPQDCSQQSAGCTLNRQSAEGGSSDHALEGVKPSASNWRLKRKKPLITKHNNAVPLERLQL; this is encoded by the exons ATGGCTGCTAAAACCTATTCCAACTGCAGTGTCACTGCCTTTGGCCAGGTGGCACggaccaaacaaacacagggacAACAACTAGATCGTTCTCCTGCTCTGCAACAAGAGATTCAGCAAAAGTTCAAGCAGAGGATGTTTGCAAAACCT GGGGCTCCCCAGCGAGAGGAAATGTTGACCTTCCAAGTTAAAAATACCAAGTTGCATCTGAATGGTCAAAACCTCAGACTGGCAGCTAAAAATGGCTGCATTTCAAAAACACCTGGCCTCCATCTGTCAGCAACACATGGAAAGGAGGCTGTGGGTCAGCTTACAGCCTCCTCTCCGACCCAGGAGGGCACGGCACAGTTGGACCTGTTGCTGCTCAAGCCTGACTTGGCGAGGGAGGCCGAGAATCAACCAGTCAGACGCCCTCTGAAGCTCGCCCCACTGGAGCTGCCAGAGGATGTGAGGGAGGCTCAGAGGCAAAAACTTAAGTCAATCCAGCAAGAAGCCAAACCTGCTTCCTGTGAGCTGGATGTGACAGCGAGTGAGCCCCGTGCAAGGAAGGTGAAAGCCTGTGTGAGACACAGACTGGTAAAAGCTGCAGTGTGCCCTTCTGCTTCCACTGAGCCACTCAAAGCccaacagcaaaacaaatccTCAAGACCCCGGCTGACACGCTCCAGCCCCATAGAGCAGAATGGAGACAGGCATCTGGAGAATGTGGTGTGTCGAGGTACCCCAGCTCCTCTGCGCAGCAAGCCTGCCCTTCCTTTACTTTCTCCCCGAGGTAAAGCTCGGGGTGCACGTGGCGTAGAGGTGGCACGCCAAAACCCCAACATCCTTCAGCAGGAGACTGGGAGGAGGCGGCTGAGGCTGAGCAGAGCACAATGCCTAGAAGAGGATCAGTGCTATTCAAACACATCAACGGGGGGATTATCTGCAGATAAAGGCAAGCTGGCCCAAGGTGTCCAAGGCAAAGATCAGCGGGCGGAGAGGACTCCGAGAGGCCAGCTGCATGCTGGAAAAGTCATCAAAGAGCCTCCTGCAGCCTCCTGGGAGCATGGAAGTGTCAGGAAGAGCTGCCCACAGGACTGCAGTCAGCAATCTGCAGGGTGCACTCTGAACCGACAGTCGGCTGAAGGTGGAAGCAGTGACCATGCACTTGAGGGTGTTAAGCCGAGTGCTTCTAACTGGagattaaagaggaaaaaacccTTGATCACAAAGCACAACAATGCAGTCCCACTGGAACGTCTCCAGCTGTAA